Proteins encoded together in one Chitinophaga varians window:
- a CDS encoding NADPH-dependent FMN reductase codes for MSQKIQLLAISGSTRQQSSNHQLIQAIAALAADVADVQLFEGLTGIPHFNPDLDTDQPPAEVTAFRERLRAADAVLICTPEYAIGVPGTLKNAIDWTVSSMEFSKKPVALITAGTSGVKAHASLLGTLLIIESKIATEAQLVISAVRTKVSREGVITDGDTLDKVKALVHALIAVVKEEPVELLPPPSLR; via the coding sequence ATGTCTCAGAAAATCCAGCTGCTTGCTATTTCCGGCAGCACCCGCCAACAGTCCTCGAACCATCAGTTGATACAGGCTATCGCCGCCCTGGCCGCAGATGTGGCCGATGTACAGCTGTTTGAAGGACTGACCGGCATCCCGCATTTTAATCCCGATCTTGATACGGACCAGCCTCCTGCTGAGGTGACTGCTTTTCGCGAACGCCTGCGTGCTGCCGACGCCGTGCTGATCTGCACCCCGGAATATGCAATTGGTGTGCCGGGCACATTGAAAAATGCCATCGACTGGACCGTTTCCTCCATGGAGTTTTCTAAAAAGCCGGTAGCGCTGATCACTGCCGGCACTTCCGGCGTGAAAGCCCATGCATCCCTGTTGGGCACTTTGCTGATAATAGAATCGAAAATAGCCACTGAAGCGCAGCTGGTGATTTCCGCAGTGAGAACGAAAGTGAGTCGGGAGGGGGTTATTACAGACGGGGACACACTGGATAAAGTAAAGGCGCTGGTACATGCGTTGATAGCAGTGGTGAAGGAAGAACCTGTGGAGCTGCTTCCCCCACCATCGCTGCGTTAA
- a CDS encoding alpha-L-fucosidase, with product MKKILSGMALLLCSFSTLLAQKYQADWNSLNKRGIPAWFNEAKFGIFIHWGVYAVPSFAVVGPGGYSEWYWYNLDGTKEGSHAKVRAFHDQQYGHDVPYQQLEKQFNASLFDPAQWADIFQRSGARYVVLTSKHHEGYCLWDNKQADASWGRPWNAVTGTPKRDLLGDLTVAVRKAGLRMGYYYSLYEWFNPLWKSDRQRYVKEVMMPQFKDLVTRYKPSVIFSDGEWEMSDTAWHSTELLAWLYNESPVKDEVAVDDRWGSNTRGKNNGATYLTSEYGSGMQPGVVWEESQGIGQSYGYNRMETADDYKKSNDLLLLLTDIVSRGGNLLLDIGPTADGRIPVIMQQRLLDMGAWLKVNGEAIYETKPWKETRQWSSGKRPEVKEASYMSGYNISTLVQPSGAHAHIEMFFTTAKDALYCIVPRFEQQLLIRNYTAPKNAACSILGCNKSIKGQQRGKDYVIDLSGLRPGDVSPQLFVVKIK from the coding sequence ATGAAGAAAATATTATCAGGCATGGCACTGTTGCTATGCAGTTTTTCCACGCTCCTTGCGCAAAAATATCAGGCCGACTGGAACTCACTTAACAAACGGGGCATTCCTGCATGGTTCAACGAGGCCAAGTTCGGCATCTTTATCCATTGGGGCGTGTACGCCGTGCCTTCCTTTGCCGTGGTAGGCCCTGGCGGCTATTCTGAATGGTACTGGTACAATCTCGACGGCACCAAAGAAGGTAGTCACGCTAAGGTGCGGGCGTTCCACGATCAACAGTACGGCCATGACGTGCCTTATCAGCAGCTGGAAAAACAATTTAACGCATCCCTCTTTGACCCGGCGCAGTGGGCGGACATATTTCAGCGCTCCGGCGCCCGCTACGTGGTGCTTACCTCCAAACATCATGAAGGATATTGTTTGTGGGACAACAAACAGGCTGATGCCTCCTGGGGCCGGCCCTGGAACGCAGTAACGGGAACGCCTAAACGTGATTTGTTGGGCGACCTGACAGTGGCCGTCCGCAAGGCGGGCCTGCGCATGGGATATTACTATTCGTTGTATGAATGGTTTAACCCGTTATGGAAATCAGACAGGCAGCGGTATGTAAAAGAAGTGATGATGCCGCAGTTCAAAGACTTGGTGACCCGGTATAAACCATCGGTTATTTTTTCCGATGGCGAATGGGAGATGTCTGACACTGCGTGGCACAGTACGGAACTGCTGGCATGGCTGTACAATGAATCACCGGTGAAAGATGAAGTAGCTGTAGATGACCGCTGGGGCAGCAATACACGCGGCAAAAACAACGGCGCCACTTATCTGACATCGGAATACGGTAGTGGCATGCAGCCGGGCGTGGTATGGGAAGAGAGCCAGGGCATTGGACAATCATACGGCTACAACCGGATGGAAACAGCAGACGATTATAAAAAAAGCAACGACCTGCTGTTACTGTTGACTGACATCGTATCACGCGGCGGCAACCTGTTGCTGGATATCGGACCTACCGCTGACGGACGTATCCCGGTGATCATGCAACAGCGGTTGCTGGACATGGGCGCATGGCTGAAAGTAAACGGTGAAGCCATCTATGAAACGAAACCCTGGAAAGAAACCCGTCAGTGGAGCAGTGGTAAAAGGCCTGAGGTAAAAGAAGCCAGTTATATGTCCGGTTACAATATCTCCACGTTGGTGCAACCTTCTGGTGCACACGCACATATAGAAATGTTTTTCACTACCGCGAAAGATGCCTTATATTGCATAGTGCCACGTTTTGAACAACAATTGCTCATCCGCAACTATACCGCTCCTAAGAATGCCGCCTGTAGTATTCTGGGTTGCAACAAATCAATCAAAGGGCAGCAGCGGGGAAAAGATTATGTGATCGATTTATCGGGGCTTCGCCCGGGAGATGTTTCTCCACAACTATTTGTAGTGAAGATAAAATAA
- a CDS encoding mechanosensitive ion channel family protein, producing MPNIIWDLMLVGISVIAGWLIKFLLAQFLRRTAAKDGDFSLIHSSLLHLGKAFNYFLPLLILNMLMPLMRIPAKDEPLLSRVVEIALTLSFAALVIGAIKVSEDYVYHTYDLKKTNNLKERKIRTQLQFIRKLAISVVLILTACAILLSFDSLRKLGAGLLTGVGVSGIIIGFAAQKSLGNLLAGFQIAFTQPIRIDDVLVVEGEWGRVEEITLTYVVLNIWDQRRLILPINYFIEKPFQNWTRTSSEILGTAFFYLDYSAPVDKIRAEFNRLLMASPLWDRRASALQVTNTTERTIEVRTLMSAATSGNAFDLRCYMREELVKYIRENYPECLPKTRAIVEESALVKMHSSPISS from the coding sequence TTGCCCAACATCATATGGGATTTGATGTTGGTGGGCATTTCAGTAATTGCAGGATGGCTGATCAAGTTTTTGCTGGCGCAGTTCCTGCGCAGAACAGCTGCAAAAGACGGAGATTTTTCACTGATACACAGTTCGCTGCTACACCTGGGAAAAGCATTTAATTATTTCCTGCCGCTGCTCATCCTTAACATGCTGATGCCACTGATGCGGATACCCGCTAAAGATGAGCCACTCTTAAGCCGCGTAGTGGAAATAGCGCTCACGCTTTCCTTCGCCGCACTGGTGATTGGCGCCATCAAAGTATCAGAAGATTATGTGTACCACACGTACGACCTGAAGAAGACCAACAACCTGAAAGAGCGGAAAATACGTACCCAACTGCAATTTATACGTAAACTGGCCATCTCAGTGGTATTAATACTCACCGCCTGCGCCATCCTGCTGAGTTTTGACAGTCTGCGCAAACTGGGCGCAGGCCTGCTTACCGGCGTAGGCGTCAGCGGTATCATCATTGGTTTTGCTGCGCAGAAATCGCTGGGCAACCTGCTTGCCGGTTTTCAGATCGCCTTTACACAGCCCATCCGTATCGATGATGTGCTGGTAGTGGAAGGTGAATGGGGACGTGTGGAAGAAATTACCCTTACCTATGTGGTACTGAATATCTGGGACCAGCGGAGACTGATCCTGCCGATCAATTATTTTATTGAGAAACCTTTCCAGAACTGGACCCGCACCAGTTCCGAAATACTGGGGACAGCCTTCTTTTATCTCGATTATTCAGCACCGGTAGATAAAATCAGGGCGGAGTTCAACCGGCTGCTGATGGCCTCCCCCCTGTGGGACAGACGCGCCAGCGCATTACAGGTAACGAACACGACTGAACGCACCATCGAGGTCAGAACGCTGATGAGCGCCGCCACGTCAGGCAATGCCTTTGACCTGCGCTGTTACATGCGTGAAGAACTGGTGAAATACATCCGCGAAAATTATCCGGAATGCCTGCCTAAAACAAGGGCCATCGTGGAAGAATCTGCCCTGGTTAAAATGCATTCTTCTCCTATATCTTCCTGA
- a CDS encoding PLP-dependent aminotransferase family protein: MSSPLFSLLQLDREDKQPVYLQLANQLMGLIRTGPLHAGQRLPSSREMAEKLQLHRKTVVRAYDELLAQGWLESHTGSGTFVARHLPKTELQTLTDSREAPFNPQRTAGFSFIVPEHLNRPVMKATSHLHLDDGFPDARLAPLEELTRNYRGQLLHGNPYVRLGYGDTTGASRLRQELSTYLNETRGLNTTAENILIVRGTIMGFFLVATGLVSKGDNVVSASMSWAGAAANFMQAGAHLHTVPVDEYGMDTDALERLCQQKKVRMVYVTPHHHYPTTVVLRTDRRLQLLRLSEKYGFIIFEDDYDYDFHYLSKPLAPLASADKAGMVLYGGSFTKAISPAFRVGYLVGSENVINYLAKLRRIVDRQGDLMLENAFAELLHSGVIHRHLRKSLRLYRERRDVFCELLRSELGNDVDFQVPVGGMAVWTGFDTRIHLKTLAEKALQQGLYFYDGHTFDVPGRKINHTRLGFASMTPSELEQAVGILRKIIRKI; the protein is encoded by the coding sequence ATGAGTAGTCCACTTTTTTCCTTGTTACAATTAGACCGGGAAGACAAGCAGCCAGTGTATTTACAGCTGGCCAATCAGTTGATGGGATTGATCCGGACCGGCCCCCTGCATGCCGGCCAGCGGCTGCCCAGCAGCCGGGAAATGGCAGAGAAGCTGCAACTGCACCGCAAGACGGTGGTACGCGCCTACGATGAGCTGTTGGCCCAGGGCTGGCTGGAAAGCCATACCGGCAGCGGCACTTTCGTGGCCCGTCATCTCCCGAAAACAGAATTACAAACGCTGACAGATAGCAGGGAAGCCCCTTTCAACCCGCAACGCACGGCCGGTTTCTCCTTTATCGTCCCGGAACACCTCAACCGTCCGGTGATGAAGGCCACCAGCCATCTGCACCTGGATGATGGTTTTCCTGATGCGCGCCTGGCGCCGCTGGAAGAGCTGACGCGTAATTACCGCGGTCAGCTGCTGCATGGCAATCCTTACGTGCGACTGGGCTACGGGGACACCACCGGCGCTTCCCGCCTGCGGCAGGAACTCTCCACCTATCTCAATGAAACCCGGGGCCTTAACACCACGGCGGAAAATATCCTGATCGTCAGAGGGACTATTATGGGTTTCTTCCTGGTAGCCACAGGGCTGGTAAGCAAAGGGGATAATGTAGTCAGCGCCAGCATGTCGTGGGCCGGCGCAGCGGCTAATTTTATGCAGGCCGGCGCACATCTGCATACCGTGCCGGTAGATGAGTACGGTATGGACACCGATGCGCTGGAACGGTTATGCCAGCAGAAAAAAGTGCGTATGGTGTATGTGACGCCGCATCACCATTATCCAACTACCGTTGTGCTGCGGACCGACAGGCGTTTACAACTGTTACGCCTATCTGAAAAATACGGTTTCATCATTTTTGAAGATGATTACGATTATGATTTCCATTACCTGAGCAAGCCGCTGGCGCCATTGGCCAGCGCAGACAAAGCCGGTATGGTGTTGTATGGCGGGTCCTTTACCAAAGCCATATCCCCGGCTTTTCGTGTAGGCTATCTCGTGGGTTCTGAAAATGTGATCAACTACCTGGCCAAGCTGCGGCGTATTGTAGACCGTCAGGGGGACCTGATGCTGGAGAATGCTTTCGCGGAATTGCTGCACAGCGGTGTGATACACCGGCATCTGCGCAAATCGTTGCGCCTGTACAGGGAGCGCAGGGACGTGTTCTGCGAGCTGCTGCGCTCCGAGCTGGGCAACGATGTGGACTTTCAGGTACCGGTGGGCGGCATGGCCGTATGGACCGGTTTTGATACCCGCATTCATCTGAAAACGCTGGCGGAGAAGGCCTTGCAGCAGGGCCTCTATTTCTATGACGGCCATACCTTCGATGTGCCGGGCAGGAAAATAAACCACACGCGGCTCGGTTTCGCGTCTATGACGCCATCGGAGCTGGAACAGGCGGTGGGCATCCTCCGTAAAATTATCAGGAAGATATAG
- a CDS encoding pyridoxamine 5'-phosphate oxidase family protein: MQPIPPHLTPSRYPKRAAYDRDTINAILDEALVCTISFTLDNKPFAIPTGFVRHEDKIYIHGSVGSHFIREIEKGLPICISVTLIDAIVVAKSAFNHSVNYRSVILFGTPEKIEDVPQKIEAFRWLTEKFVPNSWDYLRPIRENEVRKTTVLAFSLDEASAKVRTGMTGDDEDKDLPVWSGIIPLETRRLAPVTEDLSEGIPLPPHLL; encoded by the coding sequence ATGCAACCTATCCCCCCACATCTTACGCCCAGCCGTTATCCGAAAAGGGCCGCCTACGACCGGGATACCATCAACGCCATTCTGGACGAGGCGCTCGTTTGCACTATCAGCTTTACGCTTGACAATAAACCATTTGCCATTCCTACCGGATTTGTACGCCATGAAGACAAAATATATATCCATGGTTCCGTGGGCAGCCATTTCATCCGCGAAATAGAAAAAGGCCTGCCGATATGTATTTCCGTCACCTTGATAGATGCCATTGTGGTAGCCAAATCAGCTTTCAACCATTCTGTTAACTACCGCTCCGTCATCCTGTTCGGTACCCCCGAAAAAATTGAGGACGTGCCACAGAAAATAGAAGCCTTCCGCTGGCTCACCGAAAAATTCGTTCCTAACAGCTGGGACTATCTGCGTCCCATCCGCGAGAATGAAGTCCGTAAAACCACCGTACTGGCCTTCTCCCTCGATGAAGCGTCCGCCAAAGTGCGTACCGGCATGACCGGCGATGATGAAGACAAAGACCTCCCCGTCTGGTCCGGTATCATCCCGCTGGAAACAAGACGGCTGGCGCCGGTGACAGAAGACCTCAGCGAAGGAATACCCCTGCCTCCACATTTGTTGTAA
- a CDS encoding GntP family permease encodes MNNISLLQSISGLLAGIALIVILTARYRIHAFFALLLAGLLAGLIFQLPLTDILTTIKTGFGQIIGSLGLLIILGTTLGLILEHTGSTTVLAAYVLRQTGTGRSPLALNIIGYIVGMPIFCDSGFIVLSGLNKALAWRSGVSMVIMASSLATGLYAVHCMMPPHPGITAATGVIQADVGRVMLFGLLIALPASFCGYAWSLYAGRCLPVITPGTMETDATPEALPSVWMAVLPIAVPILLIALRSVFTLEQNSSSPLLQILNLTGTPEIAITIGIVLALPGLRKGQGEGFGKILQEGAEKAAGILVIIGGGGAFGAILAKAGIGAHIADNPAITGTGILLPFLVTAILKTAQGSSTVAIITAASIIHPLLPALGLHTPNGSLLCVLAMGAGSMMVSHTNDAYFWAISRFSGLEVKDMLRVYTIATLIMGIVAMCCVFLLSLLLL; translated from the coding sequence ATGAACAATATCTCGCTGTTGCAGAGTATCAGCGGGCTGCTGGCTGGTATCGCACTGATTGTGATATTGACCGCACGCTACCGCATACACGCTTTTTTCGCTTTACTGCTGGCCGGTTTACTCGCCGGCCTCATCTTCCAGCTACCGTTAACGGATATACTCACCACCATTAAAACCGGTTTCGGACAAATCATTGGTTCACTCGGACTGCTCATTATCCTGGGCACTACACTGGGACTCATCCTCGAACATACCGGCAGCACGACGGTGCTGGCCGCTTACGTGCTGCGGCAAACCGGCACCGGGCGTTCACCGCTGGCGCTGAATATCATCGGCTATATAGTAGGCATGCCTATCTTCTGCGACTCCGGGTTTATTGTGCTTAGTGGCCTCAACAAGGCGCTGGCATGGCGTTCCGGCGTATCAATGGTGATCATGGCCTCCTCGCTGGCCACCGGTCTGTATGCCGTACATTGTATGATGCCGCCTCATCCCGGCATTACGGCCGCTACCGGCGTTATCCAGGCCGATGTGGGCAGGGTGATGTTATTCGGCTTGCTGATCGCTTTACCCGCTTCCTTCTGCGGATATGCGTGGTCGTTATACGCAGGCCGGTGCCTGCCCGTTATAACACCCGGCACTATGGAAACCGACGCCACGCCGGAGGCGCTGCCTTCCGTCTGGATGGCCGTACTGCCTATTGCCGTGCCCATCCTGCTGATTGCCCTGCGTTCTGTTTTTACGCTGGAACAAAATTCTTCTTCCCCGCTGTTACAGATATTAAATCTTACCGGCACGCCAGAGATCGCCATTACCATTGGTATCGTACTGGCACTGCCGGGATTGCGCAAAGGCCAGGGTGAAGGTTTCGGCAAAATACTACAGGAAGGCGCAGAGAAAGCTGCCGGCATCCTCGTGATCATCGGCGGCGGTGGCGCTTTCGGCGCTATCCTCGCCAAAGCAGGCATTGGCGCACATATCGCCGACAACCCGGCCATAACGGGCACGGGCATACTATTACCCTTCCTCGTCACTGCTATCCTTAAAACGGCGCAGGGCTCTTCCACGGTGGCCATCATCACGGCGGCCTCCATTATTCACCCGCTGTTGCCTGCGCTTGGCTTACACACGCCCAATGGTTCACTGTTATGTGTATTGGCCATGGGAGCCGGTTCCATGATGGTATCGCATACCAACGACGCCTACTTCTGGGCCATCTCCCGCTTCTCCGGCCTGGAGGTAAAAGACATGCTCCGCGTATATACCATCGCTACGCTGATCATGGGCATAGTGGCCATGTGCTGCGTTTTCCTGCTCTCCCTTCTGCTGTTATAA
- a CDS encoding phosphocholine-specific phospholipase C, with the protein MDTRREFLKKSLLLSGAAGFSTIMPASIQRALAIDPTPGSTWLDAEHIVILMQENRSFDHCFGTLQGVRGFRDPRAIPLPDLKPVWFQTDDKGDTYAPFRLDIKDTKITWMGSLPHSRASQVDAYNAGKHDQWLLAKKPGNKQYAHMPLTMGYFTREDLPFNYAMADAFTICDQHFCSGMTSTTPNRSFFWTGKINSEENGRTKQNIRNDDFSYGKHTWKTFPELLSENDIPWKFYQNDLSCGGGFKGEERAWLANFGCNLLEFFEAYHVKFSSRYIQTLLKQVETLPEEINKLQEASPSSDEAAQKIRTDIAKKQEVLDNATKELAQWNKESFEKLSAQQKQLYYNAFVINSGDPNFRSVTTFQYSDDGRDRKVTVPAGDILHQFRQDVRDGKLPAVSWLSGPQNFSDHPSAPWYGAWYVSEIMDILTGNPEVWKKTIFIVTYDENDGYYDHVPPFSIPDENKPGTGKVSAGIDTEVEHVRLENELAQGIHQKQAREAPVGLGFRVPLIIASPWSRGGKVCSQVFDHTSTLQFLETFVNRKYKKQVHLDNISQWRRTICGDLTAAFSTFAPKKEKLPFLQKEKFVQEIYNAQFKNIPAGFQKLTTEAVAQVTGKPTPAHLLAPQEKGVRPSPALPYELYAEIECQPGSRQVKASLAAGNKIFGAAAAGSPFTVIAPVTYKDDKGNTDKCRNWSFAVKAGDQLHYEWPLSAFENNRYHLLLHGPNGFFREAIGNTEDPAITTTCTYERNKSTQKPTGNVLLSLANNGGKPLSITIRDNAYGNKTITRTVTRDQSAQILLPLQSSHGWYDFTVLADGHGQYARRYAGRVETGQESITDPYMGKV; encoded by the coding sequence ATGGACACTCGCAGGGAATTCCTGAAAAAATCCTTATTGCTTTCCGGCGCCGCCGGCTTTTCCACTATCATGCCGGCATCTATTCAACGTGCGCTCGCGATAGACCCAACACCTGGCAGCACCTGGCTCGACGCAGAACACATTGTTATACTCATGCAGGAAAACCGCTCCTTTGACCACTGCTTCGGCACACTGCAGGGCGTCAGAGGCTTCCGCGACCCTCGTGCCATACCGCTGCCCGACCTGAAACCCGTATGGTTCCAGACAGACGATAAAGGAGATACCTACGCGCCATTCCGCCTCGATATCAAAGACACTAAAATCACCTGGATGGGCTCACTGCCCCATTCCCGCGCCAGTCAGGTCGATGCGTACAACGCAGGCAAACATGATCAATGGCTGCTGGCAAAAAAACCGGGCAACAAACAATATGCACACATGCCGCTCACCATGGGTTATTTCACACGCGAAGACCTCCCCTTCAACTACGCCATGGCAGACGCTTTCACCATATGCGACCAACACTTCTGTTCCGGCATGACCAGCACCACGCCTAACCGCTCCTTCTTCTGGACAGGTAAAATCAACAGTGAAGAAAACGGTCGCACCAAACAAAACATCCGCAACGACGACTTCAGCTACGGCAAACACACCTGGAAAACATTCCCGGAACTGCTGTCTGAAAATGATATTCCCTGGAAATTTTATCAAAACGACCTTAGCTGCGGCGGTGGCTTCAAAGGCGAAGAACGCGCATGGCTGGCCAACTTCGGCTGTAACCTCCTCGAATTCTTCGAAGCATATCATGTGAAGTTTTCCTCCCGCTATATCCAAACGCTGCTCAAACAGGTAGAAACGCTTCCGGAAGAGATCAACAAACTACAGGAAGCCTCACCTTCCTCCGATGAGGCCGCGCAGAAAATACGCACCGACATCGCGAAAAAACAGGAAGTACTGGACAACGCCACCAAAGAACTGGCCCAATGGAACAAAGAAAGTTTTGAAAAACTGTCGGCGCAACAAAAACAGCTGTACTATAACGCCTTTGTGATCAACAGTGGCGATCCCAATTTCCGCAGCGTGACCACGTTCCAATATTCTGACGATGGACGGGACCGTAAAGTCACGGTGCCGGCAGGCGATATCCTGCACCAGTTCCGTCAGGACGTACGTGATGGCAAGCTTCCTGCCGTATCCTGGCTCAGCGGCCCGCAGAATTTCTCCGATCACCCCAGCGCTCCCTGGTACGGCGCCTGGTACGTGTCAGAGATCATGGACATCCTCACCGGCAATCCCGAAGTATGGAAGAAGACCATCTTCATCGTTACCTACGATGAAAACGACGGTTACTATGACCACGTGCCGCCGTTCTCCATCCCGGATGAAAATAAACCCGGCACCGGCAAAGTGTCCGCCGGTATTGACACGGAAGTGGAACATGTAAGACTCGAAAATGAACTGGCGCAGGGCATCCATCAGAAACAGGCCCGCGAAGCGCCTGTGGGACTGGGATTCCGCGTTCCATTGATCATCGCATCGCCCTGGAGCCGCGGCGGCAAAGTATGCTCACAGGTGTTCGATCATACGTCCACGTTGCAGTTCCTCGAAACGTTCGTGAACCGCAAATACAAAAAACAGGTACACCTGGATAATATCAGTCAGTGGAGACGCACTATCTGCGGCGATCTTACCGCTGCCTTCAGCACCTTTGCACCTAAAAAAGAAAAACTGCCTTTCCTGCAAAAGGAAAAGTTTGTGCAGGAAATATATAACGCACAGTTCAAAAACATCCCCGCCGGTTTTCAAAAACTGACAACAGAAGCCGTCGCACAAGTGACCGGCAAACCCACGCCGGCCCATCTGCTGGCGCCGCAGGAAAAAGGCGTGCGCCCCTCTCCTGCCCTGCCTTATGAGCTGTACGCCGAGATTGAGTGCCAACCCGGTTCCCGCCAGGTGAAAGCATCTTTAGCGGCCGGCAACAAAATCTTTGGCGCGGCAGCCGCAGGCTCACCGTTTACTGTAATAGCACCGGTAACGTACAAAGACGATAAAGGCAACACCGACAAATGCCGCAACTGGTCCTTCGCCGTCAAAGCCGGTGACCAGCTGCATTATGAATGGCCGCTGAGCGCATTCGAAAACAACCGCTACCACCTGCTGCTGCATGGGCCAAATGGTTTCTTCCGCGAAGCAATTGGCAATACCGAAGATCCTGCCATCACCACTACGTGTACGTATGAACGGAATAAATCCACCCAAAAGCCCACAGGCAATGTATTGCTCTCCCTGGCTAATAATGGCGGCAAACCACTGAGCATTACCATCCGGGACAACGCCTATGGTAACAAAACCATTACCCGTACGGTGACGAGAGACCAGTCCGCGCAAATCCTGCTGCCGTTGCAATCCAGCCACGGATGGTACGATTTCACGGTACTGGCCGATGGTCATGGTCAATACGCCCGGAGATACGCCGGCCGCGTGGAAACGGGCCAGGAAAGCATTACGGACCCGTATATGGGAAAAGTTTAG
- a CDS encoding Gfo/Idh/MocA family protein has protein sequence MTAYDRRKFLRTAAITGVGLGLVGRAGSLFAGTPAEAGKRVGIIGLDTSHSVEFTKMLNAQNADPAYHGFKVVAAYPQGSKDIASSLEMVPGNLAKVKELGVEIVDSIATLLEKVDVVLLESNDGRVHLEQALPVFKAGKRIFIDKPIAASLADTKAIFKAAEKHNVPVFSSSALRFIDSIQQVKQGKIGKVAGADVYTPSPTEKTHPDLFWYGIHGVEMLFALMGTGCRKVTRTTSADMDQVTGVWADGRIGTLRGVIKGPYGFGGHAFGEKGIMPIGDFNSYQPLVLQITSFFQTGVVPVDPQETIEMMAFMEAADASKKKKGALVMMNA, from the coding sequence ATGACCGCATACGATCGCAGGAAATTTCTCAGAACAGCGGCAATAACGGGTGTAGGGCTCGGCCTTGTGGGCCGGGCCGGCTCCCTGTTTGCCGGCACGCCTGCCGAAGCAGGAAAACGGGTAGGCATCATTGGTTTGGACACCTCGCACAGTGTGGAGTTCACCAAAATGCTGAACGCACAAAACGCAGATCCTGCCTACCATGGATTTAAAGTGGTGGCCGCTTATCCGCAAGGCAGTAAGGACATTGCTTCCAGCCTGGAGATGGTGCCCGGTAATCTCGCCAAAGTAAAGGAGCTGGGCGTGGAGATCGTGGATTCCATTGCAACGTTGCTGGAAAAGGTAGACGTAGTGCTGCTGGAGTCCAATGATGGGCGTGTGCACCTGGAACAGGCGCTCCCGGTGTTTAAAGCCGGCAAAAGGATTTTTATCGATAAGCCCATAGCCGCTTCCCTGGCAGATACCAAAGCGATTTTTAAAGCAGCCGAAAAACATAACGTGCCGGTGTTCTCTTCTTCCGCCTTACGTTTTATTGACAGCATCCAGCAGGTGAAGCAGGGCAAGATCGGCAAAGTGGCCGGGGCAGACGTGTATACGCCGTCGCCTACGGAGAAAACGCACCCCGACTTGTTTTGGTACGGTATCCATGGCGTGGAGATGTTGTTTGCCCTGATGGGTACCGGTTGCCGTAAGGTGACACGCACCACCTCCGCAGATATGGACCAGGTGACCGGTGTATGGGCCGATGGCCGCATCGGCACCCTGCGCGGCGTCATCAAAGGCCCGTATGGTTTTGGCGGCCATGCTTTCGGAGAAAAAGGCATCATGCCCATCGGTGATTTCAACTCGTACCAGCCGCTGGTATTGCAGATCACTTCCTTCTTCCAGACCGGCGTGGTGCCGGTAGACCCGCAGGAGACCATCGAGATGATGGCCTTCATGGAAGCAGCCGATGCCAGCAAAAAGAAAAAAGGCGCTCTTGTAATGATGAATGCGTAG